A stretch of DNA from Roseovarius sp. M141:
CTTGATCACAAAGCTCATTCAATCGGTCGATGGCTTCCCATGTATTCAAATCTTCTGAAAGAGCCCAAAGTACATCGGGATCAACTACACCAGTAGTTTCGGAATCCGCCATTGATGCCCATTTTTTTAACGTTTCTTTGGCCTCATCGGCCTTCCGGGCCGTCCAATCCATCGGTTTCCGATAATGCGTGCTCAAAAACACGAACCGGATCACCTCGCCCGGAACTTTCCAGCCACCGCTCCAATTGCCATCCAGCAGATCGCGCACGGTGAAGAAATTGCCCAAGGACTTAGACATCTTCTTGCCCTCGACCTGTAGCATCTCGTTATGCATCCAGACCTGCGCGAAGCCACTCTCCGGATGTGCACAGCAGCTTTGGGCGATCTCGTTCTCGTGGTGCGGGAACATCAGGTCGTTGCCGCCGCCGTGGATGTCGAAGCTGGCGCCCAGTAATTCATAGGCCATGGCCGAGCATTCGATATGCCAGCCGGGGCGCCCGCGCCCCCAAGGGGAATCCCATCCCGGCAAGTCATCTGTCGACGGCTTCCACAGCACGAAATCCATCGGGTTGCGCTTGTAGGGCGCGACCTCGACCCGCGCGCCGGCGATCATGTCGTCGATGGATCGGCCCGACAGGGCGCCGTATTTGGAATAGCTCTCGACCGCGAACAACACATGGCCCTCGGCGGCGTAGGCGTGGCCCTTGGCGATCAGATCCTCGATCATCGCCACCATCTGGGGGATGAATTCGGTCGCGCGGGGCATCATGCCGGGTTCCAGCGCGCCCAGTGCGCCCATGTCCTCAAGGAACCACTGGATCGTCTTTTCCGTGATCTTGGCAATCTCGGCGGTCACGCCTCCATCCGGCCCGACATTCGCGAGCGCGCGGGCGTTGATCTTGTCGTCGACGTCGGTGAAGTTGCGCGCGTAGGTCACGGCGCCCTCGCCATAGACATGGCGCAACAGGCGATAGAGCACGTCAAACACCACCACCGGGCGCGCATTGCCCAGATGGGCGCGGTCATAGACGGTCGGGCCGCAGACATACATCCGCACGTTTTCAGGATCGAGGGGGGTGAACGCCTCTTTCTTGCGGGTCTTGGTGTTGTGCAGCTGGATCTTGGTCATGGCGGGCCTCGCAGGGCTGGATGCGTCGGTTTGCGGCGGGCTTAGCAATTTCGGCCTGTTATTGGAATAGCCCAGATCGCCACGCCTTTGATCGTTGGCAGGGCGCCGCGCCGCTGGCCTTGGTCGCCCCATTCCGGCGCAGGGCCGATGTATGTAATGCCGGATCGTGCGGCATCCGAGGCAGCCAAGCGGGCCGACTGATAGACCGAAAGCGACATATGTCGCAATCAGGACAGACAGTCCCCGTTTCTTCATGGCGTCATCATCCCAGAACAGGGAGAGATGGCCATGACGCCATTCAGCAAGATCGTCCTTATCGTACGTACTATCGGCGCCGCCAGAGGCCGCGCCGCACGCGGCGGGCCGGGGCGCGGCATCTGACGCCGCCGCTTTCCCCTGCCCTGCACATATGAGTCCCGACATGAATGCAATCCCCTCCCGCCGCACCGGTGGACGCGCCGCACGGCGCGCCGAACGGTCTGCCCCGATCACCGGGGCGCTGCGCTCCATCCGCCCCGGAATGGAAGGCGGACGTTATAGCCCGCTGAGCGACGCCGATGTGCTGCGCATCCACCACACCGCGCTGGATGCGCTGGAGCAGATCGGCCTTGCCGACGCGCCGCCCAGCGGTGTCGCCTACCTGACCGCCGCAGGCGCAATCGAGGGCGATGACGGGCGCATCCGTTTCCCCCGCGCGCTGATCGAGGACACGATCACCAAGGCTAATCGCAGCATCACCCTGATGGGCCGCGACACGCAGCACGACATGCAACTGTCCGGTACGCGGGTGCATTACGGCACCGCCGGCGCCGCCGTTCACATGGTCGATGTCGATGGTCGCAACTATCGCGAATGTACCGTGCAGGACCTGCATGATGCAGCGCGGATTGCGGACGTTCTGGATAATATCCACTTCGTCCAGCGACCGATGGTGTGCCGCGATATCGCTGACAATATGGAAATGGACCTGAACACCATCTACGCCTGCTGCGCCGGCACGACCAAGCATGTCGGCGTCTCGTTCACCGAGCGCGCCTTTGCCCGCGAGGGTATGAAAATGCTGCACATGATCGCCGGCGGCGAAGAGGCGTGGCGCGCGCGTCCGTTTGTGTCGAACTCGAACTGCTTCGTCGTGCCGCCGATGAAATTCGCCACCGAATCCTGCGACGTGATGGAGGAATGCATTCTGGGCGGCATGCCCGTGCTGCTGCTGAGCGCCGGCATGGCGGGCGCGACGGCACCCTCGACCATTGCGGGGGCTATCGTGCAGGCAACTGCGGAATGCCTTGCCGGTCTTGTCTATGTCAACGCGGTCAAGCCGGGGCATCCGGCGATCTTCGGCACCTGGCCATTCGGCCTGGACCTGCGCACCGGTGCGATGACCGGCGGCTCGGGCGAGCAGGCATTGCTGAGCTCGGGCTGCGCGCAAATGCACCGTTTCTACGATCTGCCCGGCGGCGCGGCGGCAGGTATCACCGATGCCAAACTGCCCGACATGCAGGCAGGATGGGAATCGATGTGCTCAAACGTCATGGCCGGGCTGTCGGGGCTTAACATGGTGTACGAGTCGGCGGGCATGCACGCATCCCTGCTGGGCTTCTGCCTTGAATCGCTGATCTTGGGCGATGATCTGATCGGCCACGCCCAGCGCTGCGTGCGCGGCATCGAGGTGGATGACCAGACGCTGGCACTGGAGCAAATCCGCGAAGTCTGCATCGGCGGGCCGGGTCACTATCTGGGCACATCCGAAACGCTGGCGCGGATGCAGTCGGACTACCAGTACCCAAAAATCGGCAACCGGATGAGTCCGAAATTGTGGGACGAAGCCGAAAAGCCCGATCTCAACCGCGATGCGACGACCCGCAAGGAGGCGATCCTGTCCGAACGCTCTGCCGCGCGCTTTGACCCCGAGGTCGATGCAGCGATCAGGCAGGCCTTCAAAATTCATCTGCCAACCTGACCAGCGCCCGGCGCACCGCGTTTTGCATTCAGATTGCGACAGCTGTCTGAATGCAAAACGCCCACGACATTCGAAGATTTCGCGCGTTTTGCCACACTTCCCGATACAGAATGAAATCAAAACACGTTAGGCTCAGCGCGAACAAACCAAGGGCGCGCGATGAGCACCACAGTCTTTGTCGCCGTTTTGGGCGCCGCCCTCCTGCATGCCGGCTGGAATGCGCTGGTCAAAAGCGGCACGGATAAGCGTGCGGCGATGGGAGCCGTTGTCATCGGCCATACGCCGTGGGCACTGCTTGCGCTGTTCTTCGTGCCTCTGCCCGCGCCAGCCAGCCTGCCGTATCTGACGGGGGGCATCGTGCTGCATGTCGGATACCAGATATTTCTCATGCGCTCGTATGAAAAGGGGGATCTGACGCAGGTCTATCCCATCGCCCGCGGATCGGCGCCGCTGATGGTCGCGCTGTTCTCGGTGCTGGTCCTGGGCGTGCAGCTGGAGCGGCTTGAGGTTCTGGCGGTGGCGATCATCGGCATCGGTATTCTCAGCCTCGCCGTGGTGCGGCGCGCCGACGGGTACCGCAACGGGGGCGCAGCGGCGCTGGCGCTGACCACCGGCCTGTTCATCGCGTCCTATTCGCTGGTCGATGGTCTGGGCGCGCGGCTGTCGGGATCAGCGCTGGCCTATTTTTCGTGGATGGCGCTGATCAACGCGGCTTTGATGACGCTATATTTCGCGCTGCGCAGCCCTGCGACGCTGGGCCGGATCGCACGCCATGGGCGCGTCCCTTTCCTGGTGGGCGGGGCGGCGTCCTATGTGGCCTACGCGGTGGTAACGTGGGCCTTTACGCAAGCGCCCATCGCGCTGGTCACGGCCCTGCGCGAGACCAGCATCGTCTTTGCGCTGCTGATCGGTGTCGTGTTCCTGAAGGAACGGCTGGACTTGGCCAAGGTGCTGTCGACCGCCGCAACGCTGACCGGCGCCGTGCTGCTGCGATTCGGACGCTCACCGTGACCATCACAGGCTTGAGGTTTTGCGGATTCGCACGGCCCTACCAGACAGAGGCCTGCGGGGGTGTAAGCAATCAGGTTTAACGGTGTTCTGCGACACCACGGGCGGCGCAAGCGCAGGGGTGTTGACCCGTCATTGTCGTGAACGCGGACCCTGTTGCTCGGCGGCGGTTGGAGCAATGACAGCACGTTGCATAGGCGCAATTGATCGGCGATGTCATAAGTCACCGCTCGGCATAGGCGGTGCCCTGCAAACGTTCTGATCTGCGTTAACTCCCCTAACGGGGTGATCAGCTACTTCCCCGTCCTGAACAATCTGACCGGTTCTTTTGCGCCACGCCCAATCACACCCTTGGCTTCCAGGTCGAGCTGCACGGCCTTCAGCCACCAGCCCGCTTTGTCACCGCCCGGAAAGAGATCTTCCGGCAGGCTCGCCAGCAACGCCGCTTTTGCGTCGGCAACGGTCATGCCGGGGGCCTCGGTGGGCAGGATCGGCAGCAACGCGTCACGCATGGCAGTGTATTTGGCCCGGCTCACCCGTCCGGACCAATTCGGGGATGTCACGCTCTCGATCTCGATCTTCTCGTCCTCATCAGACATCGATCTCTCCCGTCACAGACATCTTCGGGTTCCGGAATCCCATAGCGACCCACGCCCCGAATAGCCTGGCGAAAAACCCGAGATTCTGTTTCTTGGCATTGGGGATATCGTCGGGCAGAACTGCGCCGCTTGGCAGGTTCGAGGCCATCGTCCGCATCTGCGGCGGTGGACGCGTCCCGTCCGACCACAGCTCACCGTAGAGGCTCAGCCAGTGGCCGCCCTTGAGTTCCAGAAAGACCGGCGTGTTCCAGCAGGTGGCGACGATGCGGCGGGTCGATGCATCCTGCGACAGGCGGACCGCTTTCAGGCCCTCAGAGCCCCCGAGAAAGCGCACGCGGTCCTTGCGGTACATGACGAAAGGCGTTGCGCCGTATTCCGTCAGGATATCAGGTGCGCCTTCAAGGTGGCGAAACCTCTCGCCCGCCTCTCGGCACGATGCACAGCAGCACTCGACGCTGGCGATCGGCGCACCCCGCACCTCAAGGCGAGTCTGGCCGCAGGTGCAACCGATCCGTGTCGTGTCACCCATGCACGACCCCTTGTTCGGCGGCGGCGTTCAGGGCGGCGATTTCGATCTTGCCCATTTGCATCATGGACTCCCTGACACGCTGCACGACGCCTGCATCGGAATGCGCGAGCAGGTCCGGCAAGCGCTTGGGAATGATCTGCCAAGATACGCCGAAGCGATCGGTCAGCCAGCCGCAGCGCCCGGCTGCACCGCCCCTGTCGGTCAGCGCGTTCCACAGCCGGTCGGTCTCTTCCTGATCATCGGCCAGCACGCTAATCGACGCGGCGGGGGTCAGTTCGAAATGCGGCCCAGCAGTCAGAATGACCATCGGCGCACCGGCAAGCGTGAACTCGACGATCATCGGATCGTCCGGTTGACCGCTGTCGCGTACCGCATCGATCCGGCTGTCCGGGACGATCGAAACGTATTCCCTGGCTGCGTCGATGCCGCGCTCTGAAAACCAGAGGCAGGTCCGTACTTTAGATGCGTGTTCCACGGGTCAAATCTCCTTTGGTTGGTGGTGTTTTTTGTTCAATCGCGGCGTCGGCAACACCAAAGAGTTGGCGGACATAGCGGACCAGATGATCGACGCTCTCACGGGCCATGCCCGAGTCGCCCGAGGCTTTGGCCAGAATGAATGCGCCCTGAAGAACCGCCTGCGTGTGACGTGCAAGGCTCGCGGCCGTCCAGTCAGCGACCACGCCACGCCGGTTCATTGCAGAAGATATATCCGCTTCCAGCGTGGCGGCATGGCCAAAGATGCTGTCGGCGCAGGCGTCCCGGATGGCGGGGGCAGAATCGTGAACCTCCTGCGTCATGGTTCCCACGAGGCAAGTGTATTCATAGATCTCGCCACCGATGATGGACTTGCGGAAGTCGAGATAGCCCAGAACGCGGTCCAGAGGGTCGTCCGGTTCGTGGTAGGGCGCACAGGCAAACAGCGCACCGGTCGTCTTGGCCCAGTGGTTCGCAGCCGCTACGCCAAGTGCATCCTTCGTCTTGAAGTGATAAAAAAACGCCCCCTTCGTGACCCCCGCGACCTGACAAAGATCGTCCACGGATGTGGCGGCAAAGCCCTTCTGTCGGATGATATCCCGGGCGGCCTCCAGAAGGCGGGCCCCTGCATCGCCGCGCTCGGGTGATTGTTTGGTCGGTCTCGGCATATCTAATACATACCATACGGTTGGTATCCTGTGAAGTGCGGTAGTGGAGGTAGCAAAAATTGGCTATATCGACGGTTTTCTGATCGCAGTGCCGACTGCGAACAAGCAAGCGATCACCGACCAAGGTGCGCGCCGCGTCGTTGAATGCTGAGGCGACGATCTACGGGACGGCAAGCTGACCGATTTCCGCAAGGCCGTTCAGGCCAAGGAAGACGAAACGATGATCTTCGGCTGGATCGAATGGCCCGACAAGGCGACGCGCGATGCCGTCATGGGCCGGATGGAAGAGATGTCGAAATCCGATGGCCGGATCAATCCCGAAAAGATCCGATGTCGTTCGGCGGCGTGCGTCTGATCTTCGGTGGGTTCTCTCCCGTCGTCACGCTGACCGCGTGATTTAACCCAGCCGGTATATTTCCTGTGAGAAAAATCAAAATCCAGCCCTTTGCGAGTCTCGACGGCATGATGCAGGCGCGGGGCGGACCCGAACGGGGTCACAAGGATCGCAATCGGGAATACCCTATCTGAAGCTTTGGTCTGCGAATGGACCGTGTTTGAGGGTGTTTGCAAGTTTATCCCATAGTCAGCACACTCCCACCTGAGATAACAACCGGCCGTTATTGGCGGGAAAGGAAGTGTGAAGCTAAAGTCGGATCCGGTAATTGTAGAGAGTAATCGTTTCAAGTTCAAAAAACTGAAGTCCAAATCAACAGACACGCATCATTGGATATTCGGAAAATAATCGGCAGGTGAGATCCGGACTTGGTCGACGGTTCGATCTGCGTGGGTCAGAAGGCTTACTTTGGGTCCACCTGTTGGCGCGGAATGGTTCGGCGCTCGGCTCTGCATCACCTGCTGGATCGCCTGTATGCCCTGAAGCACCGGGTCGTCGAATGGCGCCGCTTCGACGCTGCCGTTCATCAAACCGCGGAGCACGGTATGGCTGATATATGTCGATATCAGCCGGGGGTATTTTTTATCAGATTTTGCTGAGAGCAATCCCATTGCCGCCTCAATGGCGGGTGCGCTGCCAATCAGATAATCAACATCGGGATAGCGATCCAACGCGGTTTCTACCAGGGCAAGTTGCTGGCGCAGGCCGGTATCGGCCCCCGACACTTCAACAATTGCGACACTGCTCGCGGCAATACCGTCGCGCAGACCGGATTCAAGCGGCGACGGCCAGCCCGCTTCGGAAGGACCGGAAATGAGAAGCGCGGTTCTGGATGGCGATCCTGATGGGTGCAGTTCTGCCAGATAACGACCAACGGCATTCCCCATGTCTCTCCAGTCGAGACCGATACGTGCGCCGAGGGCATCGGATCGGAGCTCATTGACAAGAGAGAAGACCGGCGTTGTCTGCGCGACGTCCGCGATGGCCTGTATCAAATCCGGATGGTCCGATGTGACCGCGCCGATCAGGATGACGTCCACTCCCCGATCAACGCACAAGCCAAGCTGCTCAATCTGCCGTATCCGGGCGCGGTAGCCACCGGCTTCGAAGAACAAAATCTCCACGTCTTGCCGTGCGGCTTCCTGTTCAAGCCCGTAACCGACACTGAGCCAGTATTCATCCTTGAAATGTGGCACGAGGACGCAAACGAGCGTTTTGGAGCCTGCAAAAGCGCCTGCTGACCATAGGAAAAAGCATAGGATCAAGGTCACGATTGAACAGGACCATTTGGCCCCATAGAGTCTCGATATGTTACGACCAAGATTTGACACGCGGCTGATCCAGATACTCTCTGCCATGGCGGGGCTGGCCCTGATGGTGGGCGTGGTCGCAATTGTGGTCAACCGCTATCTGGTGCGCAGCCACGCAGAGCTGATTCAGTTGAGCCTGCCGGCAATACAGTTGGCCGGCCGGATCGGTGCCTCGGCGGAAGTGGCGGGAACATTGGCCATCGCCTTTGCGCAGGCAGACACCGGCGATGATCTTGACAGGATTGCTGCCGGACTTCGTGAAGCGATTGATGGCATGGAGACTGGATCGCGCGCGCTTGAGGACATGCATCCGTCAGGTCTGCCGGCGGCATCCCGATCACAGACAGAAAAAATCCTGACCAGAATGAGCGCAAACGGTCATGCCCGACTGGAACTTTCGGGCCGTATTGCACAGGAGGCAAACGATTTCGCGCGGCGCGGCGCACGGCTGGACGCCCTGATAGAGGCGCAGACAGATCTGGCCCGACTCAAAATTACGGCCGGGATCGTAGACATCTATCGCGGCTCGCAGACCGACCTGCGGACCGCCCTTGATACTCTGGCAGACAGGGACTTTTTTGCCTTCGAACGGGTGACGGAACTGGCGCGAATGGTCGATGCGGTGCGACTGCAATTACAGCAGGTGCCGGACATGACAGTCCAGGCTGAGATCGAGGCCGCAAGAAAGGATATGACGGATAACCTGGAATTGGCCGGACGCCGCCTGGAGTTTCTGCCTTCGGTCAGGGCAAGAAGTGACACCGGGACGATCCTGCAGTTATATCGAGGCGCGATGGCATCGGGCGGTCTGGTCGGATTACAGAAGGACATCGTTGCTCTGCAGTCGGTGATCGCGGCAGACAGCACTCTGCTGCAAAAGACGATACTGGAGATCTTGGAACGGGCGCGGCAGGCGCGCGATACGGTTCAGCGCGACGGCCTTGCACAGATCGCCGCGGCAGAAAGGTTTGCCTCGCTGCTGACCATGACGCTTTTGGCTGCGGTCGCTGTAGCAGTGCTCGCGGGATCGATCATGTGGCTTTACGCACGGCGCCACCTTGTTGCGCGATTGGCGAACGTGTCCGACCGCATCGTCGCCGTGGCGGGTGGCGAATATGGCGAGCCCGTTCCGATCAGCAGTCATGATGAAATCGGCCGGATGGAAAAGGCCCTCAACATCCTACGCCGCCGGGCGCTGGATGCGGACCGTTTGCGTGCGAATCTCGAGGATGCGGTGATCGCCCGCACCGGTGACGTCGTAGCCGAGATGAAAGCATCAGACGCGGCGCGCGCCGAGGCCGAAGCGGCGGACCGGAGCAAGACCGAGTTTCTGGCACGCATGAGTCACGAGATCCGCACACCCCTCAACGGCATCATCGGAATGCTGGGGCTTTTACAGGGCGAGACAGACGACAATGTTCGGCAATCGCGGGTCAGGACCGCATACAGTTCCGCCAGCGAATTACTGGATATCACCAACGACATTCTGAACTACGCCAGCGGAATGGATAGAGCCAATGGTGGGAATCCTGTGCATTTTCTGCTGCGCGAGTTCGTCGGACAGCTAGGTCACCAACTGCAATCGCTGGTAGCGCAAAAGCGATTGGATGCCATTGTGGATATGGCGGAACCGGTGCCGCCGGTTCTGTTTGGTGACATCGTAAAAATTCGGCAGGTTGTGGGAAACCTGATATCCAATGCGGTGAAATACACAAAACGGGGAATGGTGACGCTTGCGGTCGATCATGCGGTGTCAGAGGACACGGGCCAGCCCGTCGTCAGCTTTATCGTGTCCGACACCGGCATCGGAATGACGCATGATGAGGTGATGCGGGCCTTTGACGCCTATACGCGGACCAATGCAGCCAGACGTTCGGGAATCGAGGGGCTGGGGCTGGGGCTGGCAATTTCACGCAGCCTCACGCGGGCCATGGGTGGGGCGCTCACGATCGAGAGCGAACTGGGGGTCGGGAGCCGCTTTACCTTGACGGTGCCGCTGATGGTTGGCGATCCGGCGCTTGTCCGGGACGACCGCGCGCCTTGGCCGGATGCGAAGTCCGGACAAATCGCG
This window harbors:
- a CDS encoding TetR/AcrR family transcriptional regulator, with protein sequence MPRPTKQSPERGDAGARLLEAARDIIRQKGFAATSVDDLCQVAGVTKGAFFYHFKTKDALGVAAANHWAKTTGALFACAPYHEPDDPLDRVLGYLDFRKSIIGGEIYEYTCLVGTMTQEVHDSAPAIRDACADSIFGHAATLEADISSAMNRRGVVADWTAASLARHTQAVLQGAFILAKASGDSGMARESVDHLVRYVRQLFGVADAAIEQKTPPTKGDLTRGTRI
- a CDS encoding ATP-binding protein, which produces MLRPRFDTRLIQILSAMAGLALMVGVVAIVVNRYLVRSHAELIQLSLPAIQLAGRIGASAEVAGTLAIAFAQADTGDDLDRIAAGLREAIDGMETGSRALEDMHPSGLPAASRSQTEKILTRMSANGHARLELSGRIAQEANDFARRGARLDALIEAQTDLARLKITAGIVDIYRGSQTDLRTALDTLADRDFFAFERVTELARMVDAVRLQLQQVPDMTVQAEIEAARKDMTDNLELAGRRLEFLPSVRARSDTGTILQLYRGAMASGGLVGLQKDIVALQSVIAADSTLLQKTILEILERARQARDTVQRDGLAQIAAAERFASLLTMTLLAAVAVAVLAGSIMWLYARRHLVARLANVSDRIVAVAGGEYGEPVPISSHDEIGRMEKALNILRRRALDADRLRANLEDAVIARTGDVVAEMKASDAARAEAEAADRSKTEFLARMSHEIRTPLNGIIGMLGLLQGETDDNVRQSRVRTAYSSASELLDITNDILNYASGMDRANGGNPVHFLLREFVGQLGHQLQSLVAQKRLDAIVDMAEPVPPVLFGDIVKIRQVVGNLISNAVKYTKRGMVTLAVDHAVSEDTGQPVVSFIVSDTGIGMTHDEVMRAFDAYTRTNAARRSGIEGLGLGLAISRSLTRAMGGALTIESELGVGSRFTLTVPLMVGDPALVRDDRAPWPDAKSGQIALVIDDHPVNRMVTRGYLERMGCRVSEAATGTAGLELESAQHFDLVLIDLDLPDIRGEEVAARIGARMDAPVLVALTAHLIDDTEESRKRLGVARILAKPISPRALAEVLELPVEVEEPQEQMTVLQSLREDVADLGVETTELIVTEFLAGLSGGVSAVCTSTAEHQRKAAHKLKGAASNFRLDRFCAVLAEVEAAPDGADAALLLRVEQCAQDAAKIVKSAAIEAGLQIDVGSTKR
- the torT gene encoding TMAO reductase system periplasmic protein TorT, producing MTLILCFFLWSAGAFAGSKTLVCVLVPHFKDEYWLSVGYGLEQEAARQDVEILFFEAGGYRARIRQIEQLGLCVDRGVDVILIGAVTSDHPDLIQAIADVAQTTPVFSLVNELRSDALGARIGLDWRDMGNAVGRYLAELHPSGSPSRTALLISGPSEAGWPSPLESGLRDGIAASSVAIVEVSGADTGLRQQLALVETALDRYPDVDYLIGSAPAIEAAMGLLSAKSDKKYPRLISTYISHTVLRGLMNGSVEAAPFDDPVLQGIQAIQQVMQSRAPNHSAPTGGPKVSLLTHADRTVDQVRISPADYFPNIQ
- a CDS encoding DUF1428 family protein; the protein is MTDFRKAVQAKEDETMIFGWIEWPDKATRDAVMGRMEEMSKSDGRINPEKIRCRSAACV
- a CDS encoding VOC family protein, with amino-acid sequence MEHASKVRTCLWFSERGIDAAREYVSIVPDSRIDAVRDSGQPDDPMIVEFTLAGAPMVILTAGPHFELTPAASISVLADDQEETDRLWNALTDRGGAAGRCGWLTDRFGVSWQIIPKRLPDLLAHSDAGVVQRVRESMMQMGKIEIAALNAAAEQGVVHG
- a CDS encoding EamA family transporter, encoding MSTTVFVAVLGAALLHAGWNALVKSGTDKRAAMGAVVIGHTPWALLALFFVPLPAPASLPYLTGGIVLHVGYQIFLMRSYEKGDLTQVYPIARGSAPLMVALFSVLVLGVQLERLEVLAVAIIGIGILSLAVVRRADGYRNGGAAALALTTGLFIASYSLVDGLGARLSGSALAYFSWMALINAALMTLYFALRSPATLGRIARHGRVPFLVGGAASYVAYAVVTWAFTQAPIALVTALRETSIVFALLIGVVFLKERLDLAKVLSTAATLTGAVLLRFGRSP
- the cysS gene encoding cysteine--tRNA ligase; its protein translation is MTKIQLHNTKTRKKEAFTPLDPENVRMYVCGPTVYDRAHLGNARPVVVFDVLYRLLRHVYGEGAVTYARNFTDVDDKINARALANVGPDGGVTAEIAKITEKTIQWFLEDMGALGALEPGMMPRATEFIPQMVAMIEDLIAKGHAYAAEGHVLFAVESYSKYGALSGRSIDDMIAGARVEVAPYKRNPMDFVLWKPSTDDLPGWDSPWGRGRPGWHIECSAMAYELLGASFDIHGGGNDLMFPHHENEIAQSCCAHPESGFAQVWMHNEMLQVEGKKMSKSLGNFFTVRDLLDGNWSGGWKVPGEVIRFVFLSTHYRKPMDWTARKADEAKETLKKWASMADSETTGVVDPDVLWALSEDLNTWEAIDRLNELCDQDKRADLTASANLLGFDLDAIAQSSWAKPYHYEMQDGSFLAEGEDYKPTVSVIGWGGISDEVRDASLDVVHRWLAYRRLKDWENADRLKCEASALGVELRASRSANGVNNGTAQLNNAVIDPAKLDALK
- a CDS encoding trimethylamine methyltransferase family protein, whose translation is MNAIPSRRTGGRAARRAERSAPITGALRSIRPGMEGGRYSPLSDADVLRIHHTALDALEQIGLADAPPSGVAYLTAAGAIEGDDGRIRFPRALIEDTITKANRSITLMGRDTQHDMQLSGTRVHYGTAGAAVHMVDVDGRNYRECTVQDLHDAARIADVLDNIHFVQRPMVCRDIADNMEMDLNTIYACCAGTTKHVGVSFTERAFAREGMKMLHMIAGGEEAWRARPFVSNSNCFVVPPMKFATESCDVMEECILGGMPVLLLSAGMAGATAPSTIAGAIVQATAECLAGLVYVNAVKPGHPAIFGTWPFGLDLRTGAMTGGSGEQALLSSGCAQMHRFYDLPGGAAAGITDAKLPDMQAGWESMCSNVMAGLSGLNMVYESAGMHASLLGFCLESLILGDDLIGHAQRCVRGIEVDDQTLALEQIREVCIGGPGHYLGTSETLARMQSDYQYPKIGNRMSPKLWDEAEKPDLNRDATTRKEAILSERSAARFDPEVDAAIRQAFKIHLPT
- a CDS encoding GFA family protein, encoding MGDTTRIGCTCGQTRLEVRGAPIASVECCCASCREAGERFRHLEGAPDILTEYGATPFVMYRKDRVRFLGGSEGLKAVRLSQDASTRRIVATCWNTPVFLELKGGHWLSLYGELWSDGTRPPPQMRTMASNLPSGAVLPDDIPNAKKQNLGFFARLFGAWVAMGFRNPKMSVTGEIDV